A window of the Lactuca sativa cultivar Salinas chromosome 5, Lsat_Salinas_v11, whole genome shotgun sequence genome harbors these coding sequences:
- the LOC111878713 gene encoding uncharacterized protein LOC111878713 produces MNSLAFQRLVFAMLLLLNIPFLKAQSPTKGTSVSSRFLDSVLQDYAFRSFSRHRQRTGAIYDGIVSPEFTGITVSALRLRSGRLRRKGFYGYKEFDIPGGVIESPYVERVVLVYQNLGNWSSVYYPLPGYLFLSPVVGLLVYNASHQTAKRLPELDLRASENPILIKFESLGLLADGVLRKCVFFDLFGGVEFDRVLNGSVCSSVKQGHFGIVVKESVPAPAPAPSKLPENPIAVGGGGGAGGERWNNEWWIGGVVAGVVLVVVVFGGSWAVRSFRRRRRIEKMEYEAEGDGPLAVAAVGSALVPVAMGTRTKPVLENEYVS; encoded by the coding sequence ATGAATTCTTTAGCTTTCCAGCGTCTGGTGTTCGCAATGTTACTACTCCTCAACATTCCATTTCTAAAAGCTCAATCACCCACCAAAGGTACCTCAGTTTCATCCAGATTTCTTGATTCAGTTCTTCAAGACTATGCTTTCCGATCTTTTTCCCGTCACCGGCAAAGGACCGGAGCTATCTACGACGGCATTGTGAGCCCTGAGTTCACTGGAATCACCGTCTCCGCCCTCCGCCTGAGAAGTGGTCGGTTGAGAAGAAAAGGGTTTTATGGGTACAAAGAGTTTGATATTCCCGGTGGAGTTATCGAGAGTCCGTACGTCGAGAGGGTGGTTTTGGTGTATCAGAATTTGGGTAACTGGTCGTCAGTTTACTACCCTTTACCGGGGTATTTGTTTCTGTCGCCGGTGGTGGGTTTATTGGTTTATAATGCATCGCATCAGACAGCGAAAAGGTTGCCGGAGCTAGATCTTCGGGCATCGGAGAATCCCATTttaataaagtttgaatctttggGGCTTTTGGCAGATGGGGTTTTGCGGAAATGTGTGTTTTTCGATTTATTTGGTGGGGTTGAGTTTGATCGTGTGTTGAATGGGAGTGTTTGTTCGAGTGTAAAACAAGGGCATTTTGGAATAGTTGTTAAGGAGAGCGTTCCGGCACCGGCACCGGCGCCGTCGAAGTTGCCGGAGAATCCAATTGCTGTTGGCGGAGGCGGTGGTGCTGGAGGAGAGAGATGGAATAATGAATGGTGGATTGGTGGGGTGGTGGCAGGTGTGGTTTTGGTGGTGGTGGTCTTTGGAGGGTCGTGGGCGGTGAGAAGTTTTAGGCGGCGGAGAAGGATTGAAAAAATGGAATATGAGGCTGAGGGCGATGGTCCTTTGGCGGTGGCTGCCGTGGGGAGTGCTTTGGTGCCGGTGGCTATGGGGACTCGGACGAAACCAGTTCTCGAGAACGAATATGTAAGTTAG